TGACGTCATCCTAATATAGCCAATCAAAGAAGGTGACTGTGACGTCATCCTAATGCAGCCTATCATATGGAAATTTAGATATGACGTCATCCTAATGCAGCCAATCATATGGAAACTTAGATATGACGTCATCCTAATGCAGCCAATCATATGGAAATTTAGATATGACGTCATCCTAATGCAGCCAATCATATGGAAATTTAGATATGACATCATCCCAATACAGCCAATCAAAGCAGGTGAACTCTGACGTCATCGCAAAATAACCAATCACAATACGTTGCTCGGTAATGACGTCATGATACAATAACCAATCAGCAAGAGTATAGATATGAAACAACCAATGGCATAGCTTGCTCATGTATGACGTCACGATGAACTGACCAATCAGGTACTCAGATACGTAAACAAgatgatatataaagaaatattgaaaatttaaaggaaaaaaagtgaaaaaaaattgatatagaTTATTATCGATTATAAAACTTTATTTAAGCTTTATTAAGAGGATAGAaatatgagaaaatgagaataatgagaataagaaaaaaaaaaataaaaccccacaaaataattaaaatatcaataattaaaacgaaaggaataattataataataataacaaaccaaaaacaaaaccaaaatgaaatataatatttaacaacaacaaaaaaaaaaacagatgaagaaaagaaagagaagaaagaaacaaagaaagaaaacaaagaaagaaaaacaaataataaaaaaataataatgaaaaaaagtaataataaaaaaaaaaaaaataataatgataaaaaaaaaataaaataaaaataatattgcatTATTGCATGATCCAAATATTGCATGATTCCCCGTGCAATAATCCCCAATGTTGCAGGATGGAAAGCAGGGCTTAAGACGCGTTGCAAGTCGCCCTTCGCGTGGTACGACGACCACGCCCACTTCGACGCCTACGGCCACGCCCACTTCGATGACCACGCCCACTTCGACGCCCGAGACCACGCCCACTTCGACACCCGAGACCACGCCCACTTCGACACCCGAGACCACGCCCCCTACGCCTACGGTCCCGCCTACGACCACGCCCACTTCGACGCCCATTTCGCCCACGATCACGCCCGAGACCACGCCCCCTTCGACGCCCACGATCACGCCCATTACGCCCACGAAACCGACGCAGCGACCAAGATCAACAACTTCTCCGTCGTGGGAGGGGGCGTGGTCGGCGTTGGGGGGGGCGTGGTCGGCTTCCCTCCCCCAGGCGGTTGGATCATCAACCAGCTGGGAGGAGACGCCCACGGACCCCCCGCGGCCTCGGACACACCCCAAAGGGCTTCGGGATGGCTCGGTAGGGCGTCCGGTAGGGAAGAAGAagctccacctctcctcttcctcctccttccctgagGGCCTTCGAGGGATGGCTTGTGCCCCACGGCCCGTCCCTGGGTCCCCCTAGGGGTCAGGTCGCTCCCCCTGTGCCCCCCACCGTGCCCCTGACCCCCCTCCCGCCCAGGAGGGGGGTgaccttccacctccctccccggcATATGAACATCCCTCCCGATTCCTCCTCGGAAAACGGGAACGAGAACGTGCgcgtggatgaggaggagaaggaagaagaggaagaggaggaggaagaggaagaggaggaagaagacgatgaggaggaggaggaagaggaggaagatgaagatgaggacgaggacgaggatgggGACCCGggtcgggggaagggaggaggaggaggaggaggaggaggagggggggagaggtgtgcCCAGCCCCCCAGCGGAGAGACGTGGGTCTGCCGTTTCCCCCGCTGTGGGAGGCTGGTGTCGGCGGCGCTGATGGAAGCCTTCAAGGAATGCCACCACTGCCATACGCCCTACTGCTCCAGGGCCTGCCGGCGCTCGCACTGGGACGCCCACAAGCGCCACTGCGGCCGAATCCTAGCCCGGGCGCTGGCGAAGGACCTGACGCTCGCCCTGCGCCACAAGCCCGGGGTCCTCGGGCAGCTGAGCGTCACGGCGCGACGGGGCCTGAGGTCCCTGGGGCGCGGGGCGGTCAAGATCTTCTTCAGGGACGCTGAGGAGGTGGAGCGCTTCCT
This window of the Penaeus chinensis breed Huanghai No. 1 unplaced genomic scaffold, ASM1920278v2 CTG_6908, whole genome shotgun sequence genome carries:
- the LOC125024849 gene encoding merozoite surface protein CMZ-8-like isoform X1 — encoded protein: MLQDGKQGLRRVASRPSRGTTTTPTSTPTATPTSMTTPTSTPETTPTSTPETTPTSTPETTPPTPTVPPTTTPTSTPISPTITPETTPPSTPTITPITPTKPTQRPRSTTSPSWEGAWSALGGAWSASLPQAVGSSTSWEETPTDPPRPRTHPKGLRDGSVGRPVGKKKLHLSSSSSFPEGLRGMACAPRPVPGSP
- the LOC125024849 gene encoding putative uncharacterized protein DDB_G0290521 isoform X2; its protein translation is MTTPTSTPETTPTSTPETTPTSTPETTPPTPTVPPTTTPTSTPISPTITPETTPPSTPTITPITPTKPTQRPRSTTSPSWEGAWSALGGAWSASLPQAVGSSTSWEETPTDPPRPRTHPKGLRDGSVGRPVGKKKLHLSSSSSFPEGLRGMACAPRPVPGSP